One Natrinema halophilum genomic window carries:
- a CDS encoding terminase large subunit domain-containing protein gives MSATNQTSEPVEIGGQYWDAQLETFDALESGEYDVVVFRAGYGGGKTLLGSDFVIGEAMQIPNGHSLVLAPDKTKGGPATYKGFYERLPGENTVPNDADGDPENSPIVAGHHGTKHRVTLINGHIIQLGGADIWSRFAGTEFNVIWCDEVAHYGTTDLYDLHEMLVTRQRTEQGPNVTLWTSTGNGFNQFYDITERQIQPDGEGGEEKLPWADRMKVIVGDTRDNPFHNELEKMRAQFEGTAREEQALEGEFAAAEGLVYSQFTREHHVVNETDVGDLVNWDATPIYGYDAGWDHPRVFVEWRPTHLDQWIAVDLYYQSEKPFDDLCDPDTTSGWVYDREKERGTVYCEHEPEHILKLRQAGFRAVKAEKSLDEGIPYVRGLLERKGDPERPGLLVSDRCAELIQEFQSYKEEHVGKSGDVPDHALDASRYALFTHTPASTSSDDSSGVSYV, from the coding sequence GTGAGCGCTACGAATCAGACGAGTGAGCCAGTCGAGATCGGTGGTCAGTACTGGGATGCCCAACTCGAGACGTTCGACGCCCTCGAGTCCGGCGAGTACGACGTCGTCGTCTTCCGTGCGGGCTACGGTGGCGGGAAGACCCTCCTGGGCAGCGACTTCGTCATCGGCGAGGCGATGCAGATCCCTAATGGGCACTCGCTCGTGCTTGCACCGGACAAGACGAAAGGCGGTCCCGCGACGTACAAGGGATTTTACGAGCGTCTCCCGGGCGAGAACACCGTCCCGAACGATGCCGACGGCGATCCGGAGAACTCGCCGATCGTCGCCGGCCACCACGGAACCAAGCACCGAGTCACACTGATCAACGGCCACATCATCCAGCTGGGCGGCGCCGATATCTGGAGCCGCTTCGCCGGCACCGAGTTCAACGTGATCTGGTGTGACGAGGTCGCCCACTACGGCACGACCGATCTCTACGACCTCCACGAGATGCTGGTCACACGCCAGCGGACTGAACAGGGCCCGAACGTCACGCTCTGGACGTCGACGGGCAACGGCTTCAACCAGTTCTACGACATCACCGAGCGCCAGATCCAGCCCGACGGAGAGGGTGGTGAGGAGAAGCTACCGTGGGCCGATCGGATGAAGGTGATCGTCGGCGACACGCGAGACAACCCGTTCCACAACGAACTCGAGAAGATGCGGGCGCAGTTCGAGGGAACAGCACGGGAGGAGCAAGCGTTAGAGGGTGAGTTCGCGGCCGCAGAAGGCCTCGTTTACTCACAGTTCACTCGTGAACACCACGTCGTCAACGAGACCGACGTTGGCGATCTCGTCAACTGGGATGCGACACCGATCTACGGTTACGACGCTGGCTGGGACCATCCGCGCGTCTTCGTCGAGTGGCGGCCCACCCATCTCGACCAGTGGATCGCCGTCGACCTGTACTACCAATCCGAAAAACCGTTTGACGACCTCTGCGACCCCGATACAACCTCTGGATGGGTATATGACCGCGAAAAAGAACGCGGAACGGTCTACTGCGAGCACGAACCGGAGCACATTTTGAAGCTACGACAGGCTGGCTTTCGGGCCGTTAAAGCGGAGAAGAGCCTCGATGAAGGGATCCCATACGTTCGTGGCCTCCTCGAACGGAAGGGTGATCCCGAGCGCCCGGGCCTACTCGTCTCGGACCGATGCGCCGAGTTGATCCAGGAGTTCCAGAGCTACAAGGAGGAGCACGTCGGGAAGTCCGGCGACGTCCCGGACCACGCACTCGACGCCAGCCGGTACGCGCTGTTCACACACACGCCGGCATCGACGTCGTCGGACGACTCGAGCGGGGTGAGTTACGTATAA
- a CDS encoding MarR family transcriptional regulator, which yields MTELLTDEEIEGLPPSAKFVLWILEDEGELTQQELNEQITLPSRTVRWALNRLEDEEIIESRPYTGDARKSVYTISGTDTSDT from the coding sequence ATGACCGAACTACTCACTGACGAGGAGATCGAGGGCCTGCCACCGAGCGCGAAGTTCGTCCTCTGGATCCTCGAGGACGAGGGGGAGCTCACCCAGCAGGAACTGAACGAGCAAATCACGCTCCCATCACGCACGGTCCGATGGGCGCTCAACCGGCTCGAAGACGAGGAGATCATTGAGTCCCGGCCCTACACGGGTGATGCTCGAAAGTCAGTCTACACGATTTCTGGCACAGACACCTCAGATACGTGA
- a CDS encoding DUF6884 domain-containing protein: MSSDGTERFRYTLVGCGGQKRDCRNTLAYNLYTSGWFRWNRAYALWCGDFQSILSAKGVIPWIAYFEPYDLRITDSGFKGEDEPNHDSVVDWADYVADHVDETIHYHTDEDAIEIVVLHAQSYVNLLRDRLADVAANYDAVDVTIRYPFDDTGGNGQQMHWAREQVAAERGADPDDLELNALFCDSCERAARNAKVYPPGRVTSPGSGMAPEWWTADGAWLCESCRELTDGDAEPVDIETPNPEGHPPDEIQATFGRWSA; this comes from the coding sequence ATGAGTAGCGACGGCACTGAGCGATTCCGCTACACACTCGTTGGCTGTGGCGGACAGAAACGAGATTGTCGCAACACGCTCGCCTACAACCTCTACACGTCAGGGTGGTTTCGGTGGAACCGCGCCTATGCGCTCTGGTGCGGGGACTTTCAATCGATCCTCTCGGCGAAGGGCGTTATCCCGTGGATCGCTTACTTCGAACCCTACGACCTTCGGATCACCGACTCCGGGTTCAAGGGCGAGGACGAACCGAACCACGATAGCGTCGTCGACTGGGCCGATTACGTCGCCGACCACGTCGATGAGACGATCCACTACCACACCGACGAGGACGCGATCGAGATCGTCGTGCTACACGCACAGTCCTACGTGAATCTACTCCGCGACCGCCTCGCCGACGTGGCCGCAAACTACGACGCCGTCGACGTGACGATCCGCTACCCATTCGACGATACGGGCGGGAACGGCCAGCAGATGCACTGGGCGCGAGAGCAAGTCGCCGCAGAGCGTGGTGCCGATCCCGACGACTTGGAGTTGAACGCGCTGTTCTGCGACTCCTGCGAACGGGCGGCGCGGAACGCTAAAGTCTACCCGCCCGGACGGGTCACATCGCCAGGGAGCGGGATGGCCCCCGAGTGGTGGACCGCAGACGGCGCGTGGCTCTGCGAGTCCTGCCGCGAGCTGACGGACGGCGACGCGGAACCGGTTGATATCGAGACGCCGAATCCCGAGGGACATCCACCCGACGAGATCCAGGCGACGTTTGGGAGGTGGTCCGCGTGA